GAAAAATATAAGGATAGTAAGTTTAATTTGAATTTTGAAAATTTTACAACTGAAATAGAAATAGAAAATGAAAAATTTATAAGTCCATTATTTGGAATACATCAATATAATAATTTTTTATGTGCCTATGAAGGATTAAAAAAATTAGGGATTTCAAATGAAGGTATTAAACAGGGACTGAAAAAAGTTATATGGCCTTGTAGATTTGAAATTATGAAAAAAGATAAAAATATATTGATATTAGATGGAGCTCATAATATAGATAGTATGAGTAAACTAAAGGAAACAGTTTTAAAACATTATAAAAAAGATGATATAGTTACAATAACATCTATTTTAAAAGATAAAAAAATTGAGGAAATGGTACCAATACTAAGAGAATTTTCAGGAAATATAATTCTAACATCTTTAAAAGAAAATTCTAGAGGGTTAACTGGGGAAGAATTAAAAGGATATTTTACTGAAAATTTAGAAAATATTATTGTAGAAGAAGATATAAAAAAAAGTTATGAAAAAGCTGTGAATTTAAATAAGAAATTAATAATTATTTGTGGATCTTTTTATCTTCTTAGTAAGTTTAAAGAGGAAGTAAAATAATGATTGGTTTTTTTAAATTCTTAAGAGGAATAATAATATTAGGAACACTGATATATTCCTTATGGATTGAAGTGGGACTATATAAAAAATTAAATATAATTTGTAAAAATAATAGGGAATATAAAATTAAATTGGAAAAAGAGCTAAGCAATTCTTTTAAAATAAGAGGAGAAAACTTCTATAAAAGGTAGGATAAAATTGAGAGAAGCTTATGAGGTTAGAAAAAGTATTGAAGTTATAGATTTGGAAAAAAATTTAGATTTAAAATTTTTAAATAACAGGGGAAGAGATAACAAAATAAATTGTTTAAACATTTATAGAATTGGATACGAACTTATTGGTTTTTTTTGCCAAGAGGGAGAAGAATTAAATAGCTATATTCATGTAATGGGAAAAAAGGAAACAATATTTCTTGAAAAAATGGATAAAGAAAGAAGAAAAGAACTTCTTGAAAAATATTTTTCATATCATTTTCCTGCTCTAATTTTAACCCATGATTCATTTGTTATAAAAGAAATTTTAGAGGTTGCAGAGAAATATAATAAACCAATATTACTATCTAAAATGAGAACAACAGAACTAATTAGAGATTTAAAATTCTACCTTCAACGAGCTTTAGCGGTTACAACAGTTATGAATGATCATATTCTACTAGATGTATATGGAATAGGAATATTAATAACAGGAGATGAGGAAGCAAAACTAGGAGCTACCATAGAGCTTTTAGAAAGGGGACATAAATTTATAACAGATATTAACCTAGTTATAAAAAGAGTTGCAGATAAGGAACTTATAGGAATGAATAGTTCAAATAAAACATCTCCAGACGAACATTTTTATCTTATTAATAAGGATGGAAATGATATAGATGTAACAACTCATTTTGGAATAAAAAGTACTAGGAAAAAGAAAAATATAAATTTATTAGTTGTTCTTGAAAAATGGGATGAAAAAAAGTTTTATGATAGATTAGGTTTAGATGAAAATTATGAAGAGATTTTAGGACATAAAATTCCAAAGGTAATTCTTCCTGTGAGAAAGGGAAGAAATTTAGCTATAATAATAGAGACAGCTGCTATAAATTATAGATTGAAAAAAATAGGAGTTAATTCGGCGGAATACTTTTGGAAAGAATCTAAAAAAATGATTGCAGAAAATAAGAGAAGAAAAGAGGAGGGGAATACCTTGGAAAATAAAAAACTTCTTTCAGTTGAGAAAGTTCAAAAAGAATTTTCTTTGGATATTTTAAATGGAGAGGAATTATTAGAGGAAAAATATATATTTTCCACAGGGATACATAGACCTTCTTTAGCTCTTTCTGGTTATTTTGAAATGTATGATGAGGATAATTATAATGGTATACAGGTTTTTTCTGATGTGGAGTTTAGATTTTTAGAAAGTTTAAAGGAAGAGAAGAGAATAAAGAATCTAAAGACATATTTAGATTATGAATTTCCATGTATAATTTTATCTGAAAATGTTGAAGTTCCAGAATATTTTTTAAATATAATAAAAGATAAAAAAATAATTCTATTAAGAAGTAAATATAGAAAAACAAGTCAAATAGTAGCAAGTTTAAATGCTTATTTAGAAACTTATTTTGCTCCAGCGATAGCCGTACATGGAGTATTTGTAGAGATGTATGGATTTGGAGTTCTTTTAACTGGTAAAAGTGGAATAGGGAAAAGTGAAACAGCTTTAGAATTAATTCATAGGGGTCATAGATTAATTGCAGATGATATGGTTAAATTTGTAAAAAATGTTACGGGAGATGTAGTTGGAAAAGCAGCTAAACTACCATACTTTATGGAAATAAGAGGACTTGGAATTATAGATATAAAAACTCTTTATGGATTAGGAGCTGTTAGAATAAGTAAAAGATTAGATGCAATAATTGAATTACAAGAGCAAAAATCGGAGAATTATTTAACATCTGTTAATTATATGAGTAGTACAACAGAAATATTAGGAAATGATATTTATAAGGCAATACTTTATATATCTTCTGGAAGAAATGCGGCAGCTATGGTAGAAATTGCTGTGATGAATTTAATGGGAAAAAGATTGGGATATGATGCTTCAGAGGCATATTTAAAAGGAAGAAAACTTTTAACTGAAAAGGAAAGAAAAGAGTTAGACGAAATTTAAAAAGTGAGGGCATAAAAATTGAAAAGAAAAAAGTTAAGGGTAATGTTGGATTATATTTTTATCTATATTGGAACTTTAATTGCTGCAATGGGAATAAATTTATTTTTAGTACCCGCTAAATTAGCTCCAGGGGGAGTAACAGGAATATCTATTATAGTTAATTCCTTTACTGGAATTTCTTTGGGAAATTTGATGTTTATAATTAATATACCAATATTTTTAGTGGGATTAAAGGTTTTTGGAAAAGCTTATGGATTAAAAACATTATTAGGAATAACATTTTTATCTTTTAATATAGATATTATAAAATATATAATTCCAAATTATCAGAGCTTAGTAGATTTTACAAAGGGTGGAAATTTATTTTTAGCTCCCATATATGGTGGACTTTTTATGGGAATAGGTTTAGGAACAGTTATGAAAAGTGGAGGAACAACAGGAGGAAGTGATATTGTTGCAGGAATTTTAAATAAATATTTTAGAATTCCTATGGGCCAAGCTTTTATTATGATAGATTTTTGTGTAATAAGTACAGCAGCCTATATATTTGGAATTGAAAAGGCTTTATACGCTCTTATAAATTTATATACTACAGGGGTAGTTATAAATAAAGTTATAGAAGGTAAAGGTGGAGCGAAAATGGCCTATATAGTTACTTCGAAATATGAAGAAGTAAAAAATATAATTATAAGAGACTTAAATAAGACTGGAAATTTATTTAGGGCAGAGGCCTTATATACAGGAAATGAAAGAAAAATAATAATGACAGTGCTTAGAAATAGAGAGGTATTCCTTTTAAAAGAATTGATATCAGGAGTAGATAAGGAAGCTTTTGTTATAATTTCCGATGCTCATGAAGTAATGGGAAGGGGATATACTTTTGAAGTAGAGCCAGGAGGAAAGAAAAAAAATGGATAAAATTTTATTAAAGGGTATGAAATTTTATGGTTATCATGGAGTTTTACCAGCAGAAAATCAATTGGGACAAAATTTTTATATAGATTTAGAAATGGCAGTGGATTTTAGAGAAGCAGCGAAAACAGATAATATTGAAAAAAGTGTGAGCTATGCAGAAGTCTATGAGATTGTAAAAGAGATTGTAGAAACTAAAATTTTTAAATTGATAGAAGCTTTAGGTGAAGAAATAGCTAAGGAACTATTAACAAAAACATCTATAAAAAAAATTAGAGTTAGAGTAAGAAAACCAGAGGCTCCTATTCCTGGCAATTTTGAATATGCAGGAATAGAAATAGAAAGGGTAAAAGAGGAGTATGTTAAATAAAAAAGTAGATGTATATTTAAGTTTAGGTTCTAATATGAAAAATAGAGTGTATTACCTATTAAAAGCTATATTAGAAATAGATAGTTTGGAATATACACAGGTAAAAAAAATCTCAAATTTTTATGAAACTGAACCTTGGGGATTTAAGGAACAGGAAAATTTCAATAATATTGCTATAAAAATTGAAACTAGTTTATTACCATTGAAACTTTTGAAATATTTATTGAATATAGAGAAAAAATTAGATAGAGTAAGAAAAATAAAATGGGGTCCTAGAACTATAGATATAGATATTATATTTTATGATAACTTAGAGATAAATATAGAGGAATTAATTTTACCTCATCCAAGATTTTATAGAAGAAATTTTGTTTTAAAACCTCTTTTAGATATTAATGAAAATATAAATTTAAGAAAATTTTTAAAAGTAGATTGTGGTAAAATAGAAAAGATAACTCCTAAGGTGGGAATCAGTGGATGTCTTTTAGGAAAAAATGTAAAATATAATGGTAAAAATAATTGGAATAAAGTAGTTGAACTTTTAAAAGAAAGGGTAAACTTTATAGATATTTGTCCTGAAGTTTTAGGAGGATTATCTATTCCAAGAATACCTAGTGAAATTAGAGATGAAAAAGTTATAAATAAAATAGGGGAAGATGTTACAAAATACTTCTTAAAAGGTGGAGAAAAAGCTTTAAATATATTGAAAAAAGAGAATATAAAAACAGTAATTTTAAAAAGTAAAAGTCCATCTTGTGGATATGGTAAAATATATGATGGAACTTTTTCTAAAGTTTTAAAAGACGGAAATGGAATAAGTAGTAATATGTTTCAAAAAGAGGATATTGATATAGTGTCTCTATAGGAGGAAAAAGTGAAAGAGATTTTGGATAAAATAAAGGAAAGCAATAATATAATAATAAGTAGCCATGTGGGACCAGATGGAGATGCTATAGGAGCTGGATTAGGATTATATTTAGGATTAAAAAAAACATTTAGTGATAAAAAAATAGATTTTATATTACAGGATAATGTTCCTAAGAATTTAAAATTTTTAAAGGGAACAGAGGAAATTAAAAAGTTTGAAGAAATAAAAGAAAAAAGAGAGTATGATTTAGCTTTAGTTGTAGATGCGGCTACTTTAGAAAG
This genomic stretch from Cetobacterium ceti harbors:
- the hprK gene encoding HPr(Ser) kinase/phosphatase yields the protein MREAYEVRKSIEVIDLEKNLDLKFLNNRGRDNKINCLNIYRIGYELIGFFCQEGEELNSYIHVMGKKETIFLEKMDKERRKELLEKYFSYHFPALILTHDSFVIKEILEVAEKYNKPILLSKMRTTELIRDLKFYLQRALAVTTVMNDHILLDVYGIGILITGDEEAKLGATIELLERGHKFITDINLVIKRVADKELIGMNSSNKTSPDEHFYLINKDGNDIDVTTHFGIKSTRKKKNINLLVVLEKWDEKKFYDRLGLDENYEEILGHKIPKVILPVRKGRNLAIIIETAAINYRLKKIGVNSAEYFWKESKKMIAENKRRKEEGNTLENKKLLSVEKVQKEFSLDILNGEELLEEKYIFSTGIHRPSLALSGYFEMYDEDNYNGIQVFSDVEFRFLESLKEEKRIKNLKTYLDYEFPCIILSENVEVPEYFLNIIKDKKIILLRSKYRKTSQIVASLNAYLETYFAPAIAVHGVFVEMYGFGVLLTGKSGIGKSETALELIHRGHRLIADDMVKFVKNVTGDVVGKAAKLPYFMEIRGLGIIDIKTLYGLGAVRISKRLDAIIELQEQKSENYLTSVNYMSSTTEILGNDIYKAILYISSGRNAAAMVEIAVMNLMGKRLGYDASEAYLKGRKLLTEKERKELDEI
- a CDS encoding YitT family protein, giving the protein MLDYIFIYIGTLIAAMGINLFLVPAKLAPGGVTGISIIVNSFTGISLGNLMFIINIPIFLVGLKVFGKAYGLKTLLGITFLSFNIDIIKYIIPNYQSLVDFTKGGNLFLAPIYGGLFMGIGLGTVMKSGGTTGGSDIVAGILNKYFRIPMGQAFIMIDFCVISTAAYIFGIEKALYALINLYTTGVVINKVIEGKGGAKMAYIVTSKYEEVKNIIIRDLNKTGNLFRAEALYTGNERKIIMTVLRNREVFLLKELISGVDKEAFVIISDAHEVMGRGYTFEVEPGGKKKNG
- the folB gene encoding dihydroneopterin aldolase; this translates as MDKILLKGMKFYGYHGVLPAENQLGQNFYIDLEMAVDFREAAKTDNIEKSVSYAEVYEIVKEIVETKIFKLIEALGEEIAKELLTKTSIKKIRVRVRKPEAPIPGNFEYAGIEIERVKEEYVK
- the folK gene encoding 2-amino-4-hydroxy-6-hydroxymethyldihydropteridine diphosphokinase, whose protein sequence is MLNKKVDVYLSLGSNMKNRVYYLLKAILEIDSLEYTQVKKISNFYETEPWGFKEQENFNNIAIKIETSLLPLKLLKYLLNIEKKLDRVRKIKWGPRTIDIDIIFYDNLEINIEELILPHPRFYRRNFVLKPLLDINENINLRKFLKVDCGKIEKITPKVGISGCLLGKNVKYNGKNNWNKVVELLKERVNFIDICPEVLGGLSIPRIPSEIRDEKVINKIGEDVTKYFLKGGEKALNILKKENIKTVILKSKSPSCGYGKIYDGTFSKVLKDGNGISSNMFQKEDIDIVSL